In the genome of Mauremys mutica isolate MM-2020 ecotype Southern chromosome 8, ASM2049712v1, whole genome shotgun sequence, one region contains:
- the LOC123376356 gene encoding toll-like receptor 2, producing MHITQLFVVILLTGLKLSEVVGDCSFNKSQSHCTCSLLDLENGGNLFQCLPAFAFELRGGNLEKYVGFASNTVKQPVLDILQTLQVTKIVFGDLLVPEVLLAAVMKLTYYMHITDIEFESCTLLGNASWFQMDRLILPVSSLRFHNVTSASLANRDKDFTHLSRWLETLQNLTVTQSQVTYIPCSIGKVFRTLRYLDVSENHLQDQSMRPSFCQGAFPQLQVLKLHRNNLSSFHTMCEMLHHLEKLVHLDLSQNDLLAIPSSSCQWQPSLRILNLSTTGLDHITLPLPPNVEVLDVSSNNLHALDLALPFLKKLHLSNNRLHAVPSAKNYPALEVLSLDGNLISHLPRDELQSLRHLQSLRAGRNLYNCSCAGASEIQALASMESLMPDWPQNYTCESPSHYQGTLVKNVPASVLECNKAIVIIPVTVLLVLSCLAGIICFARRKARSG from the coding sequence ATGCACATCACTCAGCTGTTTGTGGTTATCCTGCTCACAGGATTGAAACTCTCTGAGGTAGTAGGTGACTGCTCCTTCAATAAGTCCCAAAGTCACTGCACCTGCTCCCTTTTGGATCTGGAAAATGGGGGAAACCTCTTTCAGTGCTTACCTGCCTTTGCCTTCGAGCTTCGAGGAGGAAACTTGGAGAAATATGTAGGTTTTGCATCAAACACAGTAAAGCAACCAGTGCTCGACATTCTACAGACGCTGCAGGTGACCAAGATTGTCTTTGGAGATCTCCTTGTGCCAGAGGTTCTCTTGGCAGCTGTCATGAAGCTCACTTACTACATGCACATTACAGATATCGAGTTTGAAAGCTGCACTTTGCTTGGAAATGCCAGCTGGTTCCAGATGGACAGGTTGATTCTACCTGTCTCCTCATTACGCTTTCATAACGTGACCTCCGCCTCCCTGGCTAACAGAGACAAAGACTTCACCCACCTGAGTAGGTGGCTGGAGACCCTGCAGAATCTGACTGTGACACAGTCTCAGGTCACCTACATTCCATGCAGTATTGGCAAGGTTTTCAGAACCTTACGCTATCTGGATGTGTCAGAAAACCACCTCCAGGACCAGAGCATGAGGCCTTCATTTTGCCAGGGGGCTTTCCCACAACTCCAAGTATTAAAACTCCATCGCAACAATCTGAGCTCCTTCCACACCATGTGTGAAATGCTGCACCATCTGGAGAAGCTCGTCCACTTAGACCTGAGTCAGAATGACCTCCTGGCTATCCCCTCCTCCTCATGTCAGTGGCAGCCATCCCTCCGTATCCTCAACTTGTCCACCACGGGCTTAGATCATatcaccctgcctctgccccccaaTGTTGAAGTATTAGATGTGAGTTCCAATAACCTTCATGCTCTAGACCTTGCACTCCCCTTCCTGAAGAAACTCCACCTGTCCAACAACAGGCTGCATGCTGTCCCCTCAGCCAAGAACTATCCTGCTTTAGAAGTCCTCAGTCTAGATGGAAACCTGATCTCGCACCTCCCAAGGGATGAGCTGCAGTCTCTGAGACACCTGCAGAGCCTAAGGGCAGGTCGGAATCTCTACAACTGTTCATGTGCGGGTGCCAGTGAGATCCAGGCCTTGGCGAGCATGGAGTCCTTGATGCCCGACTGGCCTCAGAACTACACATGTGAGTCCCCATCTCACTACCAGGGCACCCTAGTGAAGAATGTGCCTGCTTCAGTGCTGGAGTGCAACAAGGCCATTGTGATAATTCCTGTCACTGTACTTCTTGTACTGAGCTGCTTGGCTGGGATCATTTGCTTTGCCAGACGTAAAGCACGGTCTGGTTAA